The following is a genomic window from Bubalus bubalis isolate 160015118507 breed Murrah chromosome 6, NDDB_SH_1, whole genome shotgun sequence.
CCATCAGCTAGAATACCCTTCCATCACCTTTACCTGGCAAAATTAAAGCTGATTTCAAATACACACATCCATTATTAAGTCATCTTTTCTTGCGGAGCAGCGGggatggcggggggggggggggggggggggggggcgcggcggatttggaggggggagggggggcggatTTGGGGAggggtgcttagtcgctcagtcctgtccaattgtatgtaacctgccaggctcctctgtccatgggattctccaggcaagaatactggagtgggttgccatttgctgaATATGAACTTTCCTTTGAATCCCTTTATCACTTTATTAACACTTTAATTTCAAGATGACCAGATTTTGCCTTGTATAATAATCTGTGTATTCTAAGATTCTCAGATTTCCCCACTAGAAATGTACCTAATtatacagaaaaatgaacagataGCCCTAAAGCTATCTGTCACAATAGGTTCcctggaaaattaaaatttaatatcaaaTTTTCAGTGTATTAGactgttttaatataaaaatgacgTTTTTTAACTAACACTCTAGGAAGATGAGTCTCTTTTAATATTGAGGATTTGGGTACACCTGGCATACTGTGAAAACCCTCTATGGCAAAGACTGCCTTACTACATATATATTCCTTGTAAAACTAAAACAGTACCATCTTCAAACACTCAATATGTTCGCAAGTATTTATGCAATGTTTACCATGTACCTAGACCTGTGCTGTTTCAAGGAGCTCAGTCTCCATGGGATGGCCATCCATATTCTGCTAGACCATTCAGTCTCTCCATTCCACACCCTAAATAACACACTGGAAGAGTGAGGAGAACCACTTTAAAGTCCACTCTGACCTCCATATTATTTTCTGGAGATTGACAATTTTCTGCTAACACTACGCGAAGCTTAATCCTCTTCACCTGGAAATAAAAGATTTCCATCCTTTCGCTCTCCAATTCGAAgctcaggaaagtcccctggggGCGACGAGGTAGGGCGGCAGAAAGTCTGACCCCCAGGAAAGGAGCAAAAATGCCAAAGCTACCAGCACCACCCCTTAATCTCTCCCACGTGCATCCAATTGGTCCTTGTGAGTCACTCTCTTCCCATATTGGCGTTCCAGCTTGCCCGTCGCCTCCATAGAACCCACATTTAGCCAGCAACTATTGGTAGATCGTTACGTCATTGCCCTATCCACCCCGCTCCCATTGGCTCCCATAGGAAGGGGCGGTCGCAACGTCACAGGCAAGGGCCGCCATTTTGACTGAGCAATCCCAGTGACAGGAGCTGAAGCAGCAGCGCTGGTTGTCCcgtttcccctcccccttcccttctccgGTTGACCTCCCGGGTCCCCCACACTCCACAGTCCCGGTCCCACCATGTCCCAGAAACAAGAAGAGGAGAACCCTACGGAAGAGACCGGCGAGGAGAAGCAGGTGAAATGGAGGGGGTGCGGTGGGCGAGTTGGGGGCGATTGTGATGGGGCGGGAGGCGGTCTCCCACCAGTGCGGATTGGTCGCCATGGTCTCGGGCTCTGCAGGGGTTGGCCACGTCTTGCGTCATGCAGGGTGAGTTTCAACATGGCCTGCTGCTTTGGCTCTGGTTAGTTGGCTGGATTGTCAATCATTGTAGTACCCTTCCTGATTGGTCAGTAGACCTACTGCTAGCCGTATTGAAGCTGTGCTGTAATTGGCCGAACCTGAGCGCGGGGCGGGTGTTTGGAAAGAGTGGGTGAATGAAAGGGGGTTGGTGGTCTCGGGATGAGATGTATGTTATTGGTTAGTAGGGGTAAAATGAACCAACAGCTAGGCTGGGTACTGCATTCTATATCCTCAGAAAGATACTGGTCAAGATACAGACGTTTAAAAAGGGATCAGCACCgggggaagggagaagagtaATTATTATCATGGTTAATTTAAGACGGCAACTTTCTCAGAGAGACCTTTTGATCGCTGGAGATGGTCTGTTGCCCACCTTCAAAGAGGACCTTACAAAATTGAAGAGGGCTAGAGTTTCAAACAGAATAATGGAGGTTAAACCTAGGAAAGACCCCTAGAGAGTCGTGAAAAGAAAGACGCCACCATATTTCCCCCCCTACTTCTAAGGTAGTGGGGACTTATTTCACCCGCGATTCTGTGATGAAAACATGCCAACTTCTTTAGGTGTTTTGTATTTGATTTATAACATTTAGTACTGGACTCGGGTTCATGAAATACCCCTGGGTTATATCTCAGCCAGGTTTTCAAGGCAAAGGAATGCAATTCCACTAAAAAGAACCACAAATTGGCTTCATGTCCTTTCTTTAAAAGTCATTAAAGAAAAGGGTGGCAGGGCCCACAAAAAGGGAAGCAGGGAGTAACAACAACAGTAAGAGACCCTGCAAGTTAATTGAGCTCGTGGCATGTTTCCCAAACCTCCATCACTAGGGAAGGTGTTGATTTTTTGACAGAGCTGGTGGGTAATACTAGTGAACCCACTGTATCTTAATTTTCCTGAGATTAATCTCTGTTTACTTGTCACCTTCCTACTACAATGTTTATGGAAACAATGCTGTCCCTTATTGCTGTCCAGTGCTGACCATTGCTAAGGTGGAGCTTTCTGGAGAAGGCCACAGGGCTAGCCTCCATAGAGAGTCAAAAGCCTAGCTTAGGAGGGAACATCACAGCAGTTATCCCTTTCGATTTCCCATTTGACCTGTACTGTGTTTTACAGACAGCTAGAGATCTCCCTACTGATCTTGCATCACCAGAATCCCTGCTAgctcttttctgtctttcctaaCTTCTGTTCTAAGTGAGCTACTGCTTGCTCTTTGATTAAAGTATTGTTCTTCGGTATTACCTTTAACCCAGTACTCACAGGTCACTGGGGTGGTTCCCTGGGTGTAGTGTGACAAACAGCTTATCCTTTTTTCTCACAATACAGTCATCTTGGGCTTTAGGGATTTGAACAAAGGTCTGGCTTTATTTCAGAGTGTGAATAGCGTGTTTACAAATGGGTAGATCTCCAGGAAAAGGTAATAGTGTAAAAGTTAGCAGATATTAGAAGCAGTTGCTTCTCAGTGTTTAATTTTACTGGCCCCATTTGTTTCCTCCAGGACACCCAAGAGAAAGAAGGTATTCTCCCTGAGAGAGCTGAGGAGGCAAAGCTAAAAGCCAAATATCCAAGCCTAGGACAAAAGCCTGGAGGCTCCGACTTCCTCATGAAGAGACTCCAGAAAGGGGTATGGAGCACAATCTCTTACCCTCTTACTTTGGAACCAAAGGGGCCTTAGGGATGAGATCTGTGGAACTTCTGCTGAGCACTGATATGAATGTTTTTTTGTTGGGCAGtagtaaagaaaaattagaaacttattaaaaaaaaaaaaaaacaaaaaaacaccaaggCAAATACTGTAAGTTCCTAAGGGTATCAGTTATTTTCGGATTTCCCTCAGGATACTAAAGCTTAATGGAGGGGCATTTAGGACTGGCCTTGGGAGAGTGAGGGAAGGATGTCAGAGTCTGGAATGCTGACAGCCTCCAGATATTTGCCTGTTTGGATGGTGGGAGTTTTAGGACTGCAGATGTAGGATTAGAGCTAAATTTTGAGGTGCGTCATTTCAGAAGAAAGGCCCAGAAATCGGTCCTACAAGTGGTCCTTCTCCCAAGGGAGAGTCTTACCTTCATAGCCTTCTAGCTCCTCTTTGGGTTCCTCAGTCCTCAAAGGTACCTAAAGCTGACTGAGGGGTTGTCAGTCATTAACCTGGAGTGTATTTCTCTATGCGGATGAAATGGAGAGGGAAACAGATCCCTGTGGAGAATCCCAGTTACTGAGTCTTAGTCACAGATGATGGTGTGACGCTGATTTGCACTTTACCTTGCTGTAAGCAAGACAGGCGTAGGCAGGCTGTCACAGCCATGGAACATGTGTGGGAGTGGTTGGAGTCAGAGGAAAATACATTATCCTCAGAAACAAGCCCAGTTTCTATTCATAGTCTGAGagaataatttctcattttgaggtTGTTAGCTTGAGGTTGATCTCCTACTGATAGCCCTAGGTTGACCCTTTATATatcttattcatttctgtttcccCAGCACCAAGCCCATTGGAGGCTAATAGGTCCTTTATAAACCTTTGGGATTAAAGTCAGCAATATGGTTGACGCATCATGGACTCATGGGGCTACAAAAGGCTATAGGAGCTATCTCTTAACTCCAAAAATATACACCCTAGCTGGGAAACTGCTTACAAATGTGAAAAAGTCAGAAGACACTGGGGAGAAAGCATAATTAAATATAGTTAATACTAAGCTGTGTATACATGAGGCTAATCAAAAAAGACTTGAAAGATCTGAGTGTGGATGCAGGTTTATAGGGTTTATAGTGGACCTGAGTCTCCTTGCTTTTGAGGAAGACCAGAGCTCCTCACTCACCTAAACCTCCCTCTTGTCTCTTAGCAAAAGTACTTTGACTCAGGAGACTACAACATGGCCAAAGCCAAGATGAAGAATAAGCAGCTGCCCAGTGCAGGACCAGACAAGAACCTGGTGACCGGTGACCacatccccaccccccaggatCTGCCCCAGAGAAAGTCCTCGCTCGTCACCAGCAAGCTTGCGGGGTAACCTGGGCCCCCTCTGCCCCCCTTCTCACTCACTGGACTTTTCTGTATCTTAGGCAGGGACATAGGCACCTAGCTGTCTCTTCTCAGCTTGCTCGCCAGAAATGACTATGCTGCTTCTGGGGGCTGCTGAGACTGTAACATGGGCTAAAGAGAGGCTCTGAGTTCACTGCTTTGGATAAACTGAGATTTCCACACCCTCATGTGGCCCAAGTAGGGGCTCAGAAATAGGAGCCTAGGATTGGATAATGCTgcagactttctttttcatttgtatgaGAAACTGGGGAGATGTCATTTCTCCTTTTGGAAGAGAATGTGTCCCAAAATAGGGGAGGCTAAGCCTTGGGAATAATATGACAGGTTTAACATCCCGAGGCTAACCTGATACGATTGGGAAAGATAGATTGAATGAGATTTGTTTTCTGTGCTTTAAGTGTTTTGTCCTTTGGGCTGCTATTGCTTTCTTGTTTTCATTATGGCAGGTTTAGCAAatcctcaaaaagaaaaactgatgtgCTTGCCTAAAACTATAATGCCCACCTAACCTTCTTTATTCAGTGTCTTTTACAATTTGCCCTGGAGGATATTATTCATGTAAAATGggcaccttctctctctcttccagcaTGTTGCTTTTTGAAAGTATCATGGAATAGTGGAAAGAACACAGGGTTAGCAGTCAGGATATCTGGGTTCTGTTTCCATTCAATTCTAGACAGAACTGACTGGTAGCTTTGGTCGAGTCGCTTCACCTCTCTGGATTtctacttcctcatctgtaatatagATCCAAAtgtaaatcagattgattctgaTTCTAACATCCTGAAGAACTCTGTGCTATTCATTGTAAAACCAAAAGTGAGGAAGCACCATAGATGAGACTACAGAGGAGAACTCACTGAAGACCACATGAGGAGAGAAGTTGAGATTTAGGGATTATAAAATCAGGCAAGAGGACCTCATTAGTGTCATGGTCTTGagggtcaagaaaaaaaaaatcctaagaagCTAGCCATGAAGGCTCTTGCCTCTGCTCTCACTTCTTTCCTACAGTCTGGGCCTTGGCTGCTAAAAGGCTGCTCTGGGAGCCAGGCTGTGGGCCTGAAGAAACACGCTCAGTCATGCTCGTGTGGAGTCCCACATTTCAGATGTTCTCAGCTGCCAGGTGTATTGTtaaggagacaggaagaaaaggGCAGAACGGTCACTCCGGGGCTTAGTGCTGCTGTGGGGCTGGAGCAGCAGGTTCTCAGGAGATGATTCACCTTGGAGAAAGCTGGGGAAGGTGGGTAGGGAGAAATAGAAGGAGCACTGAGAAATCGCTGCCTTCTTGGAGCTCAGCTCCTGTGCTCTGAGAGGTAGCAACGCTGATCATGAACCAGGTGGAGGAAAGAGGGGCTGCGGGTGGCCAGCATCGTCTGTCTGATTATTACTAGCTTGGCCTGAACCACACTGAATGCAGTCTGCTAGTTAGGACAGAGAGGGCCAAGTGAGAGCTAGCAATTCAAGAGAGGAAGAGTCTGTCTTTAGTCCTCTCTTGACCTCTCAGCCCACCAGTTCTGATATGCCACACATCTGGCCCAGTGAGAACTGATGAACTTGCTGATGCACACGTGGGGCGTTGGGGTGTGTCTACATGTCTTTCCTGACCAGCCATTCACTTTTCAGGCCGTCATTCAGATTGGATAGGAAAAAGTtggtgaggaaggaaggagagagcagGATGCCGTGATTCCCTGGCCCCTAGGGCAACTCCTTGACTGTCACTTGtaattgtatataatttttgtgtttcttgCTTCATTTCCTCATGCTGTCTTCCTTAGTCTAAAGTCCATGTGGGAAGGGGAAAATGCCGAATATCCTTGTATAGTTTCCTCAACCGTCCCAGACATGTTGTACATAGATATGtcatgttattatatatataaatatatatataattttgtacgTTTTCTTCATCTCCAATCTTTTCGAATTTTGtactcttttctgtctgagctGCTCTCTCTATCAGTCAGTGTGAATCCTCAAGACTGAAGTCACAGTGAGTCTCAGTTTTAGGAAGGAATAGAAGAAATAGGGAAATTAGAAAGACTATTGGTCTCTCTTTACACCCAGTCATCTTCAAAGCTAAGGCAACAAAGAAACAAGCTACTTTTTGTAGATGCCACCTGCTTCCACAGCATGAAGTGCATAGCTTCCGTGGCAAAAAAGGGTCATTTTGAAATTCAGTTTGCTTTGATTAAACCTAGAATATTAAGTCCATTCAAAACAACACGTGTGTTGTCTGGCCCTGGCCTCCATGCAGCTGCCTCCTCATCACTCTGTGCCCACCAACCCCAGTCCGTCCATCTCCACTGTGGCAAGTGGCTCTGGCCATGCCCCTGAAACTGAGCCTGCTCTGAAAACctcattatttttatcttgtctaaagaatttttttctttgttttcttggatATCTCCAAAAACACAGAGAACAGTTTTGTAACTAGGCGAAGACCGAAATTTTcctcttcttgaaaaaaaaaaaaaaaaaaagacaaccctctGGATAGGATTAAGAGATGTGCCGTGTATCCCCAATGATTGATAAGTGTGGAAGAATGATGGGGTAGAGACTGGGGTGGAACTTAGGGTTTTTTCCCTTACTACTTGacagtgttttctttctcttcttctgtgtTCGTCCGCAGTGGCCAAGTCGAATGATGCTGCCCGGGGCTCCGCCAGATCCTGAGACGCTGCCCCCTGGGTCCTGTGCTggctcctgcccctccctgcttTTGCAGCCAGGGGTCAGGAGGTGGCTCGGGTGCGGGCTGGAGAGGCAGAAGCCCCTGCCCGTCGGTGTCCCAGCGCATGGAGCCCCTTGGGCCGAGCACCAAGACCttgactcttttttgttttttcttttttttccaagtaatTGTTGGGAGACATCACAGTGAAATCCTgggggtcgggggggggggggggttgagAGGGTGGAGTGGGAGATGTGAGGGGTTATGAATTAGGACTTAGAGTTGATAACAAAAACATTCCTAACTATCCTCCTTCTTGACCTTGTGGCtggtgtggggttggggggggtgggggggtgaagTGGACTAAAGGCGAGGGGTTCTAATTGAGCTGTGTAGAAGAGTGCCTTGCTAGCTTGGATATGACTGGGGACCTGATGTCAGATAAAAGAAACTGTCTAAATATGAAAGATGCGGATGACTCCTCTGGTTCTGCAGAAAAAGCTAAGAACTGAATGTTAATTGTTTGGGTGGGGAAAAAAGTGCTGTCTTTGAAGTAGATTTGCTGTGGGAAGAAGGGCAGTGAGTGTGGGAGAAAGGGGATGAGTGTGGGAGCACCACAGAGCCCAGGGGActttttcagtatttgaaataaaaaacaaacaagaagatccacggaaaaaaacaacaacaacaaaccaaccCAGAAATTCTCTGCAGCAGTTGGTGTGTTTTATTGGGGTTTggcaaagggaagaaaataagacTGAAGACACCAGTCAGGAGAAGCTGGTGTGGGGTTCTGAGCCTCTAAGGAACAGGGGCCCTTCAGATGGGATGTGTCTGGGTTCTCCATTTCCATCATTTAGGGAGAGGGTGCAGGGACGTTGGCATATAGACCAGGACTTCTATAGCTAACGCAAAGATGAATCTTCCTCAGGTTCTGACTCACAAAATGAGGGGTGTGCGGTGTTTGATCTGAAGGGTTTATTGACACCTGAAGATTACTCCAGGCTAAGCATGAAAGGAAGCCACTCTGTTTTCCCTTTcagtcttcttttcttctcaagTTCCTGTGTCTCTGGAGAATTTTAACCACTAGTGATCAGCCTTTCTGCTAGTggccagcaggaggcagagtCACTTCTTTCCTCATGATGTGCTAACCATCGCTGGAATCCTGCCACTGAAAAGGGTTTAAAACTACCTGTGAGTGTAATCTACAAAAGTGTTGCCAAAGGAGAAACAGACTCATACTTTTCTTCTGTCACACTCACACCCATCTACCATGTGTGAAGATGGAAACTTGCCCATTTGCCCAAGGAGATTTTATGATTAGGAGATTTTACCATAGTTATCTTCTCAAATGAGCATGCATCAAGGAAGACAGAATCCCGGAGACAATAGATGTTCTAGAGAAATTTCTATCACATTGAGAGGGTGGAGTACTTCTAAACTAGAGAAGGAATGTTCTCAGCATGGGATTCATTCTCTCTTAATCAGAAACTTTCCAAATAAGTTTTCAGCTTCTCAGGAAGCTGACTTGCTCTCTCCTAATTTAGTCAGAGGACTGCGATTCCTCCTAACCATCAGCCTTTCTGAACAGCATGCTAGACACTGAGCTCGGTGGTTTggagatacattaaaaaaaggcATGCCCCACCTTTAATGGGGTTTCTTATCTAACTGgaggaaaatacatgaaaaagttCATATACTTCAGTCGTATAAACTTACATCTTAAAGCTAGGAGATGGATGTATGTATGTAAAGCTAGGAGTGTTTATTATGATGGGGTTTCTGAGTCTTATTCCCCTAACACCAGTCCCATGGCTTCTTTTTGAGCACATTGTCCCTCTTTTATGTTTGCCAAGTGGCAACAACAGCTGGGCAATGAGATCAACAAGGCTCCAAATGCAGAAGCGTCAAGTTCCATTTAATATAAAGAGAGGGGACGTTGACATAGAAATAAGTTATTTATGGCAGTGCTAGTTTACTGAAGACCTTGAGTTAACATCTCTTAACTTTTAGGCTTTTACATGCTTTTTCCATTACTCTTGGCTTTCCTGGTCCTTAGGTTTAAGCTGTCACCTTAGGAACCCTGGGGTGCCCAGAAATAGTCATTGCTGTTTCTGTTCCAGTTTAAAACctgcctttccttttcctttactcATATGACAGGGCTAGGCAGTCAGGAAGCCCGATTCTGCAGTGCTTCAAAAAGCTGTTCTTGCCCATTATTTTAGCTTAGTGTTTTATCTTTATTCCAAAGAGTGGATTCAAGGGTTCTGCCACTCCTCCAGCATGGTTGAGTGATAATTGTGTTGACAAGTCTCTCAGTTGAGCCGTCTGTTATGCAGGGTGGCAGGGATGAAGTCACAATTATTATTGTCCAACCACATTTATTTTAAGCTGATGTGCCCTGAGCatggaaaacacaggcaaaaggAAAATAGCTGGGAGGATTGCCATTGAAGATACCTACTGTTGGTCTGCCAGCCACACCCACACTAGCAGCCCTTATGTGTACAGTGCCCTCTACTGGACCTTGAGGGAGGTTAACAAGCAAAGGAAAGATCTCTTCCCTTGGAAGCTGAAGTACGACAGTGGCatgcaaataaaagcaaattaatgtaataagatcccacaaagcatatgggatcttaatttcctgaccaaggatcaagcccatgccccctgtggtggaagcgcacagtcttaaccacgggGCCACCGGAAGGTGTCCAGATTACTGTAGTTCTAAGCAGTATTCCTGTGAACTAAGAGGAGGGTCAGGAGATGAGTTGTTGGCTGAATTTCCTTAGAGATGGGTGGCTTACTTAAAAAGATAAGGCCCCCCATGCTTGGGCAGTGATTTTTTAATTCACAAGTAATTGTTGAAGTCTGACTTTGGGGAAAT
Proteins encoded in this region:
- the ENSA gene encoding alpha-endosulfine isoform X2, with product MSQKQEEENPTEETGEEKQDTQEKEGILPERAEEAKLKAKYPSLGQKPGGSDFLMKRLQKGQKYFDSGDYNMAKAKMKNKQLPSAGPDKNLVTGDHIPTPQDLPQRKSSLVTSKLAGLK
- the ENSA gene encoding alpha-endosulfine isoform X1, which translates into the protein MSQKQEEENPTEETGEEKQDTQEKEGILPERAEEAKLKAKYPSLGQKPGGSDFLMKRLQKGQKYFDSGDYNMAKAKMKNKQLPSAGPDKNLVTGDHIPTPQDLPQRKSSLVTSKLAGGQVE